One genomic window of Quercus robur chromosome 6, dhQueRobu3.1, whole genome shotgun sequence includes the following:
- the LOC126688898 gene encoding glycine-rich cell wall structural protein-like isoform X3 yields the protein MGRFSKYCGVFGVMLVLLVIAAGTTECRKIEKDTFSDGIGGGLGGGGGGGVGGGGGVGGDGGVGGGFGKGGGVGGGVGGGGGAGGGVGGGFGGGKGGGIGVGHGGGVGGGAGGGFGGGGGAGHGGGVGVGGGAGHGGGVGGGAGGGVGGGAGGGIGGGGGAGGGAGGGIGGGKGGGVGIGGGSGGGAGGGAGGGIGGGKGGGVGIGGGSGGGVGGGAGGGIGGGGGSGGGVGGGAGGGIGGGGGAGGGIGGGKGGGVGIGGGSGGGVGGGAGGGVGGGVGGGAGGGVGGGAGGGAGGGVGGGGGAGGGVGAGGGVGGGFGGGAGGGIGGGF from the exons ATGGGGAGGTTTTCTAAGTACTGTGGTGTGTTTGGTGTGATGTTGGTGTTGTTAGTGATAGCTGCAGGGACAACAGAATgtaggaaaattgaaaaagacaCATTTTCTGATGGCATAGGAGGTGGCTTGGGTGGTGGAGgaggtggtggtgttggtggtggagGAGGCGTTGGAGGTGATGGAGGTGTTGGTGGAGGATTTGGAAAGGGTGGTGGTGTTGGAGGAGGAGTTGGCGGAGGTGGTGGTGCTGGAGGAGGAGTTGGTGGTGGCTTTGGGGGTGGAAAAGGGGGTGGCATAGGAGTTGGGCATGGTGGGGGAGTTGGGGGTGGTGCTGGAGGAGGgtttggtggtggaggtggtgctGGCCATGGTGGTGGTGTAGGAGTTGGAGGTGGTGCTGGccatggtggtggtgttggtgggggtgctggtggtggtgttggtggggGTGCAGGTGGTGGCATtggaggtggaggtggtgcTGGTGGGGGTGCAGGTGGTGGCATTGGGGGAGGAAAGGGTGGTGGTGTTGGAATTGGAGGTGGGTCTGGTG GTGGTGCTGGTGGCGGTGCAGGTGGTGGCATTGGGGGAGGAAAGGGCGGTGGTGTAGGAATTGGAGGTGGGTCTGGTGGTGGAGTTGGTGGAGGTGCAGGAGGTGGCATtggaggtggag GTGGGTCTGGTGGTGGAGTTGGTGGAGGTGCAGGTGGTGGCATtggaggtggaggtggtgcAGGTGGAGGCATTGGGGGTGGAAAAGGAGGTGGTGTAGGAATTGGAGGTGGGTCAGGTGGTGGTGTTGGAGGGGGTGCAGGTGGTGGTGTAGGAGGAGGTGTAGGAGGAGGTGCTGGTGGAGGTGTGGGTGGGGGAGCTGGTGGTGGTGCTGGAGGAGGggttggtggtggaggtggtgcaGGTGGAGGTGTGGGTGCCGGTGGTGGTGTTGGCGGTGGCTTTGGTGGTGGTGCTGGAGGGGGCATTGGTGGTGGATTTTAa
- the LOC126688898 gene encoding glycine-rich cell wall structural protein-like isoform X7 gives MGRFSKYCGVFGVMLVLLVIAAGTTECRKIEKDTFSDGIGGGLGGGGGGGVGGGGGVGGDGGVGGGFGKGGGVGGGVGGGGGAGGGVGGGFGGGKGGGIGVGHGGGVGGGAGGGFGGGGGAGHGGGVGVGGGAGHGGGVGGGAGGGVGGGAGGGIGGGGGAGGGAGGGIGGGKGGGVGIGGGSGGGAGGGAGGGIGGGKGGGVGIGGGSGGGVGGGAGGGIGGGGGAGGGIGGGKGGGVGIGGGSGGGVGGGAGGGVGGGVGGGAGGGVGGGAGGGAGGGVGGGGGAGGGVGAGGGVGGGFGGGAGGGIGGGF, from the exons ATGGGGAGGTTTTCTAAGTACTGTGGTGTGTTTGGTGTGATGTTGGTGTTGTTAGTGATAGCTGCAGGGACAACAGAATgtaggaaaattgaaaaagacaCATTTTCTGATGGCATAGGAGGTGGCTTGGGTGGTGGAGgaggtggtggtgttggtggtggagGAGGCGTTGGAGGTGATGGAGGTGTTGGTGGAGGATTTGGAAAGGGTGGTGGTGTTGGAGGAGGAGTTGGCGGAGGTGGTGGTGCTGGAGGAGGAGTTGGTGGTGGCTTTGGGGGTGGAAAAGGGGGTGGCATAGGAGTTGGGCATGGTGGGGGAGTTGGGGGTGGTGCTGGAGGAGGgtttggtggtggaggtggtgctGGCCATGGTGGTGGTGTAGGAGTTGGAGGTGGTGCTGGccatggtggtggtgttggtgggggtgctggtggtggtgttggtggggGTGCAGGTGGTGGCATtggaggtggaggtggtgcTGGTGGGGGTGCAGGTGGTGGCATTGGGGGAGGAAAGGGTGGTGGTGTTGGAATTGGAGGTGGGTCTGGTG GTGGTGCTGGTGGCGGTGCAGGTGGTGGCATTGGGGGAGGAAAGGGCGGTGGTGTAGGAATTGGAGGTGGGTCTGGTGGTGGAGTTGGTGGAGGTGCAGGAGGTGGCATtggaggtggag gtggtgcAGGTGGAGGCATTGGGGGTGGAAAAGGAGGTGGTGTAGGAATTGGAGGTGGGTCAGGTGGTGGTGTTGGAGGGGGTGCAGGTGGTGGTGTAGGAGGAGGTGTAGGAGGAGGTGCTGGTGGAGGTGTGGGTGGGGGAGCTGGTGGTGGTGCTGGAGGAGGggttggtggtggaggtggtgcaGGTGGAGGTGTGGGTGCCGGTGGTGGTGTTGGCGGTGGCTTTGGTGGTGGTGCTGGAGGGGGCATTGGTGGTGGATTTTAa
- the LOC126688898 gene encoding glycine-rich cell wall structural protein-like isoform X10, with the protein MGRFSKYCGVFGVMLVLLVIAAGTTECRKIEKDTFSDGIGGGLGGGGGGGVGGGGGVGGDGGVGGGFGKGGGVGGGVGGGGGAGGGVGGGFGGGKGGGIGVGHGGGVGGGAGGGFGGGGGAGHGGGVGVGGGAGHGGGVGGGAGGGVGGGAGGGIGGGGGSGGGVGGGAGGGIGGGGGAGGGAGGGIGGGKGGGVGIGGGSGGGVGGGAGGGIGGGGGAGGGIGGGKGGGVGIGGGSGGGVGGGAGGGVGGGVGGGAGGGVGGGAGGGAGGGVGGGGGAGGGVGAGGGVGGGFGGGAGGGIGGGF; encoded by the exons ATGGGGAGGTTTTCTAAGTACTGTGGTGTGTTTGGTGTGATGTTGGTGTTGTTAGTGATAGCTGCAGGGACAACAGAATgtaggaaaattgaaaaagacaCATTTTCTGATGGCATAGGAGGTGGCTTGGGTGGTGGAGgaggtggtggtgttggtggtggagGAGGCGTTGGAGGTGATGGAGGTGTTGGTGGAGGATTTGGAAAGGGTGGTGGTGTTGGAGGAGGAGTTGGCGGAGGTGGTGGTGCTGGAGGAGGAGTTGGTGGTGGCTTTGGGGGTGGAAAAGGGGGTGGCATAGGAGTTGGGCATGGTGGGGGAGTTGGGGGTGGTGCTGGAGGAGGgtttggtggtggaggtggtgctGGCCATGGTGGTGGTGTAGGAGTTGGAGGTGGTGCTGGccatggtggtggtgttggtgggggtgctggtggtggtgttggtggggGTGCAGGTGGTGGCATtggaggtggag GTGGGTCTGGTGGTGGAGTTGGTGGAGGTGCAGGAG GTGGCATtggaggtggaggtggtgcTGGTGGCGGTGCAGGTGGTGGCATTGGGGGAGGGAAGGGCGGTGGTGTAGGAATTGGAGGTGGGTCTGGTGGTGGAGTTGGTGGAGGTGCAGGTGGTGGCATtggaggtggaggtggtgcAGGTGGAGGCATTGGGGGTGGAAAAGGAGGTGGTGTAGGAATTGGAGGTGGGTCAGGTGGTGGTGTTGGAGGGGGTGCAGGTGGTGGTGTAGGAGGAGGTGTAGGAGGAGGTGCTGGTGGAGGTGTGGGTGGGGGAGCTGGTGGTGGTGCTGGAGGAGGggttggtggtggaggtggtgcaGGTGGAGGTGTGGGTGCCGGTGGTGGTGTTGGCGGTGGCTTTGGTGGTGGTGCTGGAGGGGGCATTGGTGGTGGATTTTAa
- the LOC126688898 gene encoding glycine-rich cell wall structural protein-like isoform X17, whose translation MGRFSKYCGVFGVMLVLLVIAAGTTECRKIEKDTFSDGIGGGLGGGGGGGVGGGGGVGGDGGVGGGFGKGGGVGGGVGGGGGAGGGVGGGFGGGKGGGIGVGHGGGVGGGAGGGFGGGGGAGHGGGVGVGGGAGHGGGVGGGAGGGVGGGAGGGIGGGKGGGVGIGGGSGGGVGGGAGGGIGGGGGAGGGIGGGKGGGVGIGGGSGGGVGGGAGGGVGGGVGGGAGGGVGGGAGGGAGGGVGGGGGAGGGVGAGGGVGGGFGGGAGGGIGGGF comes from the exons ATGGGGAGGTTTTCTAAGTACTGTGGTGTGTTTGGTGTGATGTTGGTGTTGTTAGTGATAGCTGCAGGGACAACAGAATgtaggaaaattgaaaaagacaCATTTTCTGATGGCATAGGAGGTGGCTTGGGTGGTGGAGgaggtggtggtgttggtggtggagGAGGCGTTGGAGGTGATGGAGGTGTTGGTGGAGGATTTGGAAAGGGTGGTGGTGTTGGAGGAGGAGTTGGCGGAGGTGGTGGTGCTGGAGGAGGAGTTGGTGGTGGCTTTGGGGGTGGAAAAGGGGGTGGCATAGGAGTTGGGCATGGTGGGGGAGTTGGGGGTGGTGCTGGAGGAGGgtttggtggtggaggtggtgctGGCCATGGTGGTGGTGTAGGAGTTGGAGGTGGTGCTGGccatggtggtggtgttggtgggggtgctggtggtggtgttggtggggGTGCAG GTGGTGGCATTGGGGGAGGAAAGGGTGGTGGTGTTGGAATTGGAGGTGGGTCTGGTGGTGGAGTTGGTGGAG GTGCAGGTGGTGGCATtggaggtggaggtggtgcAGGTGGAGGCATTGGGGGTGGAAAAGGAGGTGGTGTAGGAATTGGAGGTGGGTCAGGTGGTGGTGTTGGAGGGGGTGCAGGTGGTGGTGTAGGAGGAGGTGTAGGAGGAGGTGCTGGTGGAGGTGTGGGTGGGGGAGCTGGTGGTGGTGCTGGAGGAGGggttggtggtggaggtggtgcaGGTGGAGGTGTGGGTGCCGGTGGTGGTGTTGGCGGTGGCTTTGGTGGTGGTGCTGGAGGGGGCATTGGTGGTGGATTTTAa
- the LOC126688898 gene encoding glycine-rich cell wall structural protein-like isoform X4 translates to MGRFSKYCGVFGVMLVLLVIAAGTTECRKIEKDTFSDGIGGGLGGGGGGGVGGGGGVGGDGGVGGGFGKGGGVGGGVGGGGGAGGGVGGGFGGGKGGGIGVGHGGGVGGGAGGGFGGGGGAGHGGGVGVGGGAGHGGGVGGGAGGGVGGGAGGGIGGGGGAGGGAGGGIGGGKGGGVGIGGGSGGGVGGGAGGGIGGGGGAGGGAGGGIGGGKGGGVGIGGGSGGGVGGGAGGGIGGGGGAGGGIGGGKGGGVGIGGGSGGGVGGGAGGGVGGGVGGGAGGGVGGGAGGGAGGGVGGGGGAGGGVGAGGGVGGGFGGGAGGGIGGGF, encoded by the exons ATGGGGAGGTTTTCTAAGTACTGTGGTGTGTTTGGTGTGATGTTGGTGTTGTTAGTGATAGCTGCAGGGACAACAGAATgtaggaaaattgaaaaagacaCATTTTCTGATGGCATAGGAGGTGGCTTGGGTGGTGGAGgaggtggtggtgttggtggtggagGAGGCGTTGGAGGTGATGGAGGTGTTGGTGGAGGATTTGGAAAGGGTGGTGGTGTTGGAGGAGGAGTTGGCGGAGGTGGTGGTGCTGGAGGAGGAGTTGGTGGTGGCTTTGGGGGTGGAAAAGGGGGTGGCATAGGAGTTGGGCATGGTGGGGGAGTTGGGGGTGGTGCTGGAGGAGGgtttggtggtggaggtggtgctGGCCATGGTGGTGGTGTAGGAGTTGGAGGTGGTGCTGGccatggtggtggtgttggtgggggtgctggtggtggtgttggtggggGTGCAGGTGGTGGCATtggaggtggag GTGGTGCTGGTGGCGGTGCAGGTGGTGGCATTGGGGGAGGAAAGGGCGGTGGTGTAGGAATTGGAGGTGGGTCTGGTGGTGGAGTTGGTGGAGGTGCAGGAGGTGGCATtggaggtggaggtggtgcTGGTGGCGGTGCAGGTGGTGGCATTGGGGGAGGGAAGGGCGGTGGTGTAGGAATTGGAGGTGGGTCTGGTGGTGGAGTTGGTGGAGGTGCAGGTGGTGGCATtggaggtggaggtggtgcAGGTGGAGGCATTGGGGGTGGAAAAGGAGGTGGTGTAGGAATTGGAGGTGGGTCAGGTGGTGGTGTTGGAGGGGGTGCAGGTGGTGGTGTAGGAGGAGGTGTAGGAGGAGGTGCTGGTGGAGGTGTGGGTGGGGGAGCTGGTGGTGGTGCTGGAGGAGGggttggtggtggaggtggtgcaGGTGGAGGTGTGGGTGCCGGTGGTGGTGTTGGCGGTGGCTTTGGTGGTGGTGCTGGAGGGGGCATTGGTGGTGGATTTTAa
- the LOC126688898 gene encoding glycine-rich cell wall structural protein-like isoform X9, translating into MGRFSKYCGVFGVMLVLLVIAAGTTECRKIEKDTFSDGIGGGLGGGGGGGVGGGGGVGGDGGVGGGFGKGGGVGGGVGGGGGAGGGVGGGFGGGKGGGIGVGHGGGVGGGAGGGFGGGGGAGHGGGVGVGGGAGHGGGVGGGAGGGVGGGAGGGIGGGGGSGGGVGGGAGGGIGGGGGAGGGAGGGIGGGKGGGVGIGGGSGGGVGGGAGGGIGGGGGAGGGIGGGKGGGVGIGGGSGGGVGGGAGGGVGGGVGGGAGGGVGGGAGGGAGGGVGGGGGAGGGVGAGGGVGGGFGGGAGGGIGGGF; encoded by the exons ATGGGGAGGTTTTCTAAGTACTGTGGTGTGTTTGGTGTGATGTTGGTGTTGTTAGTGATAGCTGCAGGGACAACAGAATgtaggaaaattgaaaaagacaCATTTTCTGATGGCATAGGAGGTGGCTTGGGTGGTGGAGgaggtggtggtgttggtggtggagGAGGCGTTGGAGGTGATGGAGGTGTTGGTGGAGGATTTGGAAAGGGTGGTGGTGTTGGAGGAGGAGTTGGCGGAGGTGGTGGTGCTGGAGGAGGAGTTGGTGGTGGCTTTGGGGGTGGAAAAGGGGGTGGCATAGGAGTTGGGCATGGTGGGGGAGTTGGGGGTGGTGCTGGAGGAGGgtttggtggtggaggtggtgctGGCCATGGTGGTGGTGTAGGAGTTGGAGGTGGTGCTGGccatggtggtggtgttggtgggggtgctggtggtggtgttggtggggGTGCAGGTGGTGGCATtggaggtggag GTGGGTCTGGTGGTGGAGTTGGTGGAGGTGCAGGAGGTGGCATtggaggtggaggtggtgcTGGTGGCGGTGCAGGTGGTGGCATTGGGGGAGGGAAGGGCGGTGGTGTAGGAATTGGAGGTGGGTCTGGTGGTGGAGTTGGTGGAGGTGCAGGTGGTGGCATtggaggtggaggtggtgcAGGTGGAGGCATTGGGGGTGGAAAAGGAGGTGGTGTAGGAATTGGAGGTGGGTCAGGTGGTGGTGTTGGAGGGGGTGCAGGTGGTGGTGTAGGAGGAGGTGTAGGAGGAGGTGCTGGTGGAGGTGTGGGTGGGGGAGCTGGTGGTGGTGCTGGAGGAGGggttggtggtggaggtggtgcaGGTGGAGGTGTGGGTGCCGGTGGTGGTGTTGGCGGTGGCTTTGGTGGTGGTGCTGGAGGGGGCATTGGTGGTGGATTTTAa
- the LOC126688898 gene encoding glycine-rich cell wall structural protein-like isoform X16, which yields MGRFSKYCGVFGVMLVLLVIAAGTTECRKIEKDTFSDGIGGGLGGGGGGGVGGGGGVGGDGGVGGGFGKGGGVGGGVGGGGGAGGGVGGGFGGGKGGGIGVGHGGGVGGGAGGGFGGGGGAGHGGGVGVGGGAGHGGGVGGGAGGGVGGGAGGGIGGGGGSGGGVGGGAGGGIGGGGGSGGGVGGGAGGGIGGGGGAGGGIGGGKGGGVGIGGGSGGGVGGGAGGGVGGGVGGGAGGGVGGGAGGGAGGGVGGGGGAGGGVGAGGGVGGGFGGGAGGGIGGGF from the exons ATGGGGAGGTTTTCTAAGTACTGTGGTGTGTTTGGTGTGATGTTGGTGTTGTTAGTGATAGCTGCAGGGACAACAGAATgtaggaaaattgaaaaagacaCATTTTCTGATGGCATAGGAGGTGGCTTGGGTGGTGGAGgaggtggtggtgttggtggtggagGAGGCGTTGGAGGTGATGGAGGTGTTGGTGGAGGATTTGGAAAGGGTGGTGGTGTTGGAGGAGGAGTTGGCGGAGGTGGTGGTGCTGGAGGAGGAGTTGGTGGTGGCTTTGGGGGTGGAAAAGGGGGTGGCATAGGAGTTGGGCATGGTGGGGGAGTTGGGGGTGGTGCTGGAGGAGGgtttggtggtggaggtggtgctGGCCATGGTGGTGGTGTAGGAGTTGGAGGTGGTGCTGGccatggtggtggtgttggtgggggtgctggtggtggtgttggtggggGTGCAGGTGGTGGCATtggaggtggag GTGGGTCTGGTGGTGGAGTTGGTGGAGGTGCAGGAGGTGGCATtggaggtggag GTGGGTCTGGTGGTGGAGTTGGTGGAGGTGCAGGTGGTGGCATtggaggtggaggtggtgcAGGTGGAGGCATTGGGGGTGGAAAAGGAGGTGGTGTAGGAATTGGAGGTGGGTCAGGTGGTGGTGTTGGAGGGGGTGCAGGTGGTGGTGTAGGAGGAGGTGTAGGAGGAGGTGCTGGTGGAGGTGTGGGTGGGGGAGCTGGTGGTGGTGCTGGAGGAGGggttggtggtggaggtggtgcaGGTGGAGGTGTGGGTGCCGGTGGTGGTGTTGGCGGTGGCTTTGGTGGTGGTGCTGGAGGGGGCATTGGTGGTGGATTTTAa
- the LOC126688898 gene encoding glycine-rich cell wall structural protein-like isoform X14 has product MGRFSKYCGVFGVMLVLLVIAAGTTECRKIEKDTFSDGIGGGLGGGGGGGVGGGGGVGGDGGVGGGFGKGGGVGGGVGGGGGAGGGVGGGFGGGKGGGIGVGHGGGVGGGAGGGFGGGGGAGHGGGVGVGGGAGHGGGVGGGAGGGVGGGAGGGIGGGGGAGGGAGGGIGGGKGGGVGIGGGSGGGVGGGAGGGIGGGGGAGGGIGGGKGGGVGIGGGSGGGVGGGAGGGVGGGVGGGAGGGVGGGAGGGAGGGVGGGGGAGGGVGAGGGVGGGFGGGAGGGIGGGF; this is encoded by the exons ATGGGGAGGTTTTCTAAGTACTGTGGTGTGTTTGGTGTGATGTTGGTGTTGTTAGTGATAGCTGCAGGGACAACAGAATgtaggaaaattgaaaaagacaCATTTTCTGATGGCATAGGAGGTGGCTTGGGTGGTGGAGgaggtggtggtgttggtggtggagGAGGCGTTGGAGGTGATGGAGGTGTTGGTGGAGGATTTGGAAAGGGTGGTGGTGTTGGAGGAGGAGTTGGCGGAGGTGGTGGTGCTGGAGGAGGAGTTGGTGGTGGCTTTGGGGGTGGAAAAGGGGGTGGCATAGGAGTTGGGCATGGTGGGGGAGTTGGGGGTGGTGCTGGAGGAGGgtttggtggtggaggtggtgctGGCCATGGTGGTGGTGTAGGAGTTGGAGGTGGTGCTGGccatggtggtggtgttggtgggggtgctggtggtggtgttggtggggGTGCAGGTGGTGGCATtggaggtggag GTGGTGCTGGTGGCGGTGCAGGTGGTGGCATTGGGGGAGGAAAGGGCGGTGGTGTAGGAATTGGAGGTGGGTCTGGTGGTGGAGTTGGTGGAG GTGCAGGTGGTGGCATtggaggtggaggtggtgcAGGTGGAGGCATTGGGGGTGGAAAAGGAGGTGGTGTAGGAATTGGAGGTGGGTCAGGTGGTGGTGTTGGAGGGGGTGCAGGTGGTGGTGTAGGAGGAGGTGTAGGAGGAGGTGCTGGTGGAGGTGTGGGTGGGGGAGCTGGTGGTGGTGCTGGAGGAGGggttggtggtggaggtggtgcaGGTGGAGGTGTGGGTGCCGGTGGTGGTGTTGGCGGTGGCTTTGGTGGTGGTGCTGGAGGGGGCATTGGTGGTGGATTTTAa
- the LOC126688898 gene encoding glycine-rich cell wall structural protein-like isoform X15, whose translation MGRFSKYCGVFGVMLVLLVIAAGTTECRKIEKDTFSDGIGGGLGGGGGGGVGGGGGVGGDGGVGGGFGKGGGVGGGVGGGGGAGGGVGGGFGGGKGGGIGVGHGGGVGGGAGGGFGGGGGAGHGGGVGVGGGAGHGGGVGGGAGGGVGGGAGGGIGGGGGAGGGAGGGIGGGKGGGVGIGGGSGGGVGGGAGGGIGGGGGAGGGIGGGKGGGVGIGGGSGGGVGGGAGGGVGGGVGGGAGGGVGGGAGGGAGGGVGGGGGAGGGVGAGGGVGGGFGGGAGGGIGGGF comes from the exons ATGGGGAGGTTTTCTAAGTACTGTGGTGTGTTTGGTGTGATGTTGGTGTTGTTAGTGATAGCTGCAGGGACAACAGAATgtaggaaaattgaaaaagacaCATTTTCTGATGGCATAGGAGGTGGCTTGGGTGGTGGAGgaggtggtggtgttggtggtggagGAGGCGTTGGAGGTGATGGAGGTGTTGGTGGAGGATTTGGAAAGGGTGGTGGTGTTGGAGGAGGAGTTGGCGGAGGTGGTGGTGCTGGAGGAGGAGTTGGTGGTGGCTTTGGGGGTGGAAAAGGGGGTGGCATAGGAGTTGGGCATGGTGGGGGAGTTGGGGGTGGTGCTGGAGGAGGgtttggtggtggaggtggtgctGGCCATGGTGGTGGTGTAGGAGTTGGAGGTGGTGCTGGccatggtggtggtgttggtgggggtgctggtggtggtgttggtggggGTGCAGGTGGTGGCATtggaggtggaggtggtgcTGGTGGGGGTGCAGGTGGTGGCATTGGGGGAGGAAAGGGTGGTGGTGTTGGAATTGGAGGTGGGTCTGGTGGTGGAGTTGGTGGAG GTGCAGGTGGTGGCATtggaggtggaggtggtgcAGGTGGAGGCATTGGGGGTGGAAAAGGAGGTGGTGTAGGAATTGGAGGTGGGTCAGGTGGTGGTGTTGGAGGGGGTGCAGGTGGTGGTGTAGGAGGAGGTGTAGGAGGAGGTGCTGGTGGAGGTGTGGGTGGGGGAGCTGGTGGTGGTGCTGGAGGAGGggttggtggtggaggtggtgcaGGTGGAGGTGTGGGTGCCGGTGGTGGTGTTGGCGGTGGCTTTGGTGGTGGTGCTGGAGGGGGCATTGGTGGTGGATTTTAa
- the LOC126688898 gene encoding glycine-rich cell wall structural protein-like isoform X12 produces MGRFSKYCGVFGVMLVLLVIAAGTTECRKIEKDTFSDGIGGGLGGGGGGGVGGGGGVGGDGGVGGGFGKGGGVGGGVGGGGGAGGGVGGGFGGGKGGGIGVGHGGGVGGGAGGGFGGGGGAGHGGGVGVGGGAGHGGGVGGGAGGGVGGGAGGGIGGGKGGGIGGGGGAGGGAGGGIGGGKGGGVGIGGGSGGGVGGGAGGGIGGGGGAGGGIGGGKGGGVGIGGGSGGGVGGGAGGGVGGGVGGGAGGGVGGGAGGGAGGGVGGGGGAGGGVGAGGGVGGGFGGGAGGGIGGGF; encoded by the exons ATGGGGAGGTTTTCTAAGTACTGTGGTGTGTTTGGTGTGATGTTGGTGTTGTTAGTGATAGCTGCAGGGACAACAGAATgtaggaaaattgaaaaagacaCATTTTCTGATGGCATAGGAGGTGGCTTGGGTGGTGGAGgaggtggtggtgttggtggtggagGAGGCGTTGGAGGTGATGGAGGTGTTGGTGGAGGATTTGGAAAGGGTGGTGGTGTTGGAGGAGGAGTTGGCGGAGGTGGTGGTGCTGGAGGAGGAGTTGGTGGTGGCTTTGGGGGTGGAAAAGGGGGTGGCATAGGAGTTGGGCATGGTGGGGGAGTTGGGGGTGGTGCTGGAGGAGGgtttggtggtggaggtggtgctGGCCATGGTGGTGGTGTAGGAGTTGGAGGTGGTGCTGGccatggtggtggtgttggtgggggtgctggtggtggtgttggtggggGTGCAG GTGGTGGCATTGGGGGAGGAAAGGGTG GTGGCATtggaggtggaggtggtgcTGGTGGCGGTGCAGGTGGTGGCATTGGGGGAGGGAAGGGCGGTGGTGTAGGAATTGGAGGTGGGTCTGGTGGTGGAGTTGGTGGAGGTGCAGGTGGTGGCATtggaggtggaggtggtgcAGGTGGAGGCATTGGGGGTGGAAAAGGAGGTGGTGTAGGAATTGGAGGTGGGTCAGGTGGTGGTGTTGGAGGGGGTGCAGGTGGTGGTGTAGGAGGAGGTGTAGGAGGAGGTGCTGGTGGAGGTGTGGGTGGGGGAGCTGGTGGTGGTGCTGGAGGAGGggttggtggtggaggtggtgcaGGTGGAGGTGTGGGTGCCGGTGGTGGTGTTGGCGGTGGCTTTGGTGGTGGTGCTGGAGGGGGCATTGGTGGTGGATTTTAa
- the LOC126688898 gene encoding glycine-rich cell wall structural protein-like isoform X18, with translation MGRFSKYCGVFGVMLVLLVIAAGTTECRKIEKDTFSDGIGGGLGGGGGGGVGGGGGVGGDGGVGGGFGKGGGVGGGVGGGGGAGGGVGGGFGGGKGGGIGVGHGGGVGGGAGGGFGGGGGAGHGGGVGVGGGAGHGGGVGGGAGGGVGGGAGGGIGGGGGAGGGAGGGIGGGKGGGIGGGGGAGGGIGGGKGGGVGIGGGSGGGVGGGAGGGVGGGVGGGAGGGVGGGAGGGAGGGVGGGGGAGGGVGAGGGVGGGFGGGAGGGIGGGF, from the exons ATGGGGAGGTTTTCTAAGTACTGTGGTGTGTTTGGTGTGATGTTGGTGTTGTTAGTGATAGCTGCAGGGACAACAGAATgtaggaaaattgaaaaagacaCATTTTCTGATGGCATAGGAGGTGGCTTGGGTGGTGGAGgaggtggtggtgttggtggtggagGAGGCGTTGGAGGTGATGGAGGTGTTGGTGGAGGATTTGGAAAGGGTGGTGGTGTTGGAGGAGGAGTTGGCGGAGGTGGTGGTGCTGGAGGAGGAGTTGGTGGTGGCTTTGGGGGTGGAAAAGGGGGTGGCATAGGAGTTGGGCATGGTGGGGGAGTTGGGGGTGGTGCTGGAGGAGGgtttggtggtggaggtggtgctGGCCATGGTGGTGGTGTAGGAGTTGGAGGTGGTGCTGGccatggtggtggtgttggtgggggtgctggtggtggtgttggtggggGTGCAGGTGGTGGCATtggaggtggaggtggtgcTGGTGGGGGTGCAGGTGGTGGCATTGGGGGAGGAAAGG GTGGTGGCATtggaggtggaggtggtgcAGGTGGAGGCATTGGGGGTGGAAAAGGAGGTGGTGTAGGAATTGGAGGTGGGTCAGGTGGTGGTGTTGGAGGGGGTGCAGGTGGTGGTGTAGGAGGAGGTGTAGGAGGAGGTGCTGGTGGAGGTGTGGGTGGGGGAGCTGGTGGTGGTGCTGGAGGAGGggttggtggtggaggtggtgcaGGTGGAGGTGTGGGTGCCGGTGGTGGTGTTGGCGGTGGCTTTGGTGGTGGTGCTGGAGGGGGCATTGGTGGTGGATTTTAa